Proteins from one Ipomoea triloba cultivar NCNSP0323 chromosome 1, ASM357664v1 genomic window:
- the LOC115995870 gene encoding general transcription factor 3C polypeptide 5-like: MGIIKDGSISGVLPGPGSSSNSDNVFVVHYPAYPSSLQRAVETLGGTEAIVKARSSQSNKLELRFRPEDPYSHPTFGKLKQSVNFLLKITKEKVSAAENTDTNNRLSKCSSVALANIAHAESNTEFSKASEQGNEFKTLSADGKDVDETIEEALQEHLSADIVAQVSEAYHFNGMADYQHVLAVHADVARRKKRNWDEVEPNFEKSSLMDVHQEDLLILVPPFFSLKDMSENIMLKPTGILSSKKRQEGVVQQRWEMEIEPCLAIDFNIKDIPKKVNWEKYIPEGTVEWVHQTAVSKFFDERPVWAKESLTELLLEKGIDFREGMLKRLLFREAYYFSQGPFRRLWIRKGYDPRKDPESRIYQCVDFRVSQPSLQRYCEAQAESGLKLRWKDICSFQVFPSKCQTSLQLIELDDDYIQEEIRKPPKKTTCSCQTGWFASNVLKSIRYRVAIRFISIYPNPGAESILKSIYARFEKSKRPDIYTKNVRSEGEEEEEEEEEEEEDDADQEMENNDDNEADDGEEEEAEDDNAEEDKDAYEALDMAGHEGNISSQQDLYTDHDSISRTYLQELFGNFPSGAAAGMEDDQSVGEYQIYEQYSDEYYSEDDDY; the protein is encoded by the exons ATGGGTATCATTAAAGACGGGTCGATTTCGGGGGTTTTACCCGGACCCGGCAGCAGCAGCAATAGCGACAATGTCTTCGTAGTCCACTACCCTGCTTATCCTTCGTCCCTCCAACGCGCCGTCGAGACTCTCGGTGGCACCGAAGCCATTGTCAAG GCTCGCAGTTCACAGTCAAACAAGTTGGAGCTCCGTTTCCGACCTGAAGATCCTTATTCACACCCTACTTTTGGGAAGCTTAAGCAAAGTGTCAATTTTCtgttaaaaataacaaaagagaAAGTTAGCGCTGCTGAAAATACAGACACCAACAATAGATTATCAAAATGTTCTTCAGTGGCTTTGGCTAATATTGCACATGCTGAGTCAAATACTGAATTTTCCAAAGCTTCCGAACAAGGCAATGAATTTAAAACTCTATCAGCTGATGGTAAAGATGTTGATGAGACGATAGAGGAAGCTTTACAAGAGCACCTCTCTGCTGATATTGTTGCTCAAGTGTCTGAAGCTTACCATTTTAATG GAATGGCAGATTATCAACATGTTCTTGCTGTCCATGCTGATGTTGctagaagaaagaagagaaattgGGATGAAGTGGAACCAAATTTTG AGAAGAGCAGTCTTATGGATGTACACCAAGAGGATCTGCTGATTTTAGTACCACCATTCTTCTCCCTGAAGGATATGTCTGAGAATATTAT GTTAAAACCAACTGGAATTTTGAGCTCAAAAAAGAGGCAAGAAGGGGTTGTCCAGCAACGTTGGGAG ATGGAAATAGAGCCGTGTCTTGCCATTGACTTTAACATCAAAG ATATCCCTAAGAAAGTAAACTGGGAGAAATACATACCAGAAGGAACAGTTGAATGGGTGCATCAGACAGCTGTATCTAAGTTTTTTGATGAGCGTCCAGTATGGGCAAAAGAATCATTGACTGAACTCTTACTTGAGAAAGGGATAGATTTTAGAGAAGGCATGCTGAAAAG GCTTCTTTTTAGAGAAGCATATTACTTTTCTCAAGGACCATTTCGTAGGTTGTGGATAAGAAAAGGATATGATCCTCGCAAAGACCCTGAGTCTCGCAT ATACCAGTGTGTAGATTTTCGAGTTTCCCAGCCATCATTACAAAGATACTGTGAGGCTCAAGCAGAATCCGG ATTGAAGCTTCGATGGAAGGATATATGCTCATTTCAAGTTTTCCCTTCTAAGTGCCAAACATCATTGCAGCTTATTGAACTTGATGACGATTACATTCAAGAAGAGATCAGAAAACCCCCAAAGAAAACCACATGCAGT TGCCAAACCGGGTGGTTCGCCTCTAATGTGCTTAAGAGCATCAGATATCGTGTTGCTATAAGATTTATATCGATCTACCCCAATCCTGGTGCCGAATCTATCCTGAAATCTATTTATGCTCGCTTTGAAAAATCAAAGAGACCAGACATTTACACAAAGAATGTGAGATCTGAAggagaggaagaggaggaggaagaagaagaagaagaagaagatgatgccGATCAAG AAATGGAAAACAATGACGATAACGAAGCTGATGATGGTGAAGAAGAGGAGGCCGAGGATGACAATGCCGAAGAGGACAAGGATGCATATGAAGCACTTGACATG GCTGGCCATGAAGGGAATATATCTTCACAACAAGATTTAT ATACCGACCATGACAGCATATCCCGAACCTACTTGCAAGAGCTTTTCGGTAATTTTCCATCTGGTGCAGCAGCCGGAATGGAAGACGACCAGAGCGTTGGAGAATACCAGATATATGAACAATACAGCGACGAGTATTACTCAGAAGATGATGACTACTAA